One part of the Salinivirga cyanobacteriivorans genome encodes these proteins:
- a CDS encoding acyl-CoA reductase encodes MKSTLHIHALVKLGQKLQETLDSTDNNLPLNKAIRKSHELNPWFTPTFTRLAIRNLLPWLEPQKLSEWVEKYQSPKKSMKTGIIMAGNIPLVGFHDFLCTLISGHTAMIKLSGKDAYLLPAIAKELIDIEPAYRDKIHFIDKIPNNIEALIATGSDNTARYFDYYFKGTPRIIRKNRTSLAVLNGDETPEELGYLADDICTFFGLGCRNVSKLYLPAQTSLKPIIKALAKYKWLLNHEQYANNLRYQKARLKALNSPFIDAGPVLFVEDAQLNSQVGIVHLEFFNSIENVKEILATNIEKIQCIVGNELNKSLNLGSTQKPDIGDYADNVDTLKFLTELQS; translated from the coding sequence TTGAAAAGCACATTACATATACACGCATTAGTAAAATTAGGCCAAAAACTGCAGGAAACATTAGATTCAACTGACAATAACCTGCCGTTAAATAAGGCTATCCGCAAATCCCATGAACTCAACCCCTGGTTTACACCAACTTTTACCAGACTGGCTATACGCAACTTATTGCCCTGGCTTGAGCCCCAAAAACTTTCTGAGTGGGTTGAAAAATACCAGTCTCCTAAAAAAAGCATGAAAACAGGTATCATAATGGCCGGCAATATACCACTAGTGGGGTTTCATGATTTTTTATGTACACTAATCTCCGGGCACACAGCTATGATTAAACTTTCCGGCAAAGATGCATACTTACTACCTGCCATTGCCAAAGAATTAATAGACATTGAACCTGCCTACAGAGATAAAATACACTTTATAGATAAAATTCCCAACAATATAGAAGCTCTCATTGCCACCGGAAGTGACAATACCGCACGATATTTTGATTACTATTTCAAGGGTACCCCGCGAATAATTAGAAAAAACAGAACCAGTCTTGCAGTACTTAATGGAGATGAAACTCCTGAGGAATTAGGATACCTAGCCGATGATATTTGCACATTTTTCGGGCTTGGCTGCCGAAATGTTTCAAAACTATACCTGCCCGCACAAACCAGCTTAAAGCCTATAATTAAAGCACTTGCCAAATACAAATGGCTACTTAACCATGAACAGTATGCGAACAACCTCAGATACCAAAAAGCCCGGCTTAAAGCTTTAAATTCACCCTTTATTGACGCAGGTCCTGTGCTTTTTGTTGAGGATGCTCAGCTAAATAGCCAGGTGGGGATTGTACATTTAGAATTTTTCAACTCAATTGAAAATGTAAAAGAAATATTAGCAACAAATATCGAAAAAATTCAATGTATAGTTGGAAATGAATTAAATAAATCCTTAAATTTAGGTAGCACACAAAAACCTGACATAGGTGACTATGCAGACAATGTG